A region of the Aerosakkonema funiforme FACHB-1375 genome:
TATTTCGCACGCTTAATGCAGCAGACTATGGCATTCCCCAAAAGCGCGATCGCGTTTTCATTGTAGGATTCCGCTCCGACTTGGGTGTAGAGTGGTCTTTAAGCGCCCCAACTCATTCCCAGGAGGCAATGCTTTGGCAGCAATGGGTGACGGGTGATTACTGGGAACGGCATCGAGTACCCCACTCCGAGCGACCCCTAGTGCCGAGCAAGCAATACTCAAGTATCTCCAATCTCCAGTCCTGCTTGTTCCCACCCCTGACAAAACCCTGGCGCACGGTGCGTGATGCCATTTGGGATTTACCAGTTTCGGGCAGTGAGGAAGGCTCTAGCTCGGTACTGAACCACGTTTTCATACCGGGGGCTAGAAAGTACCCCGGTCACACTGGTAGTCCCCTAGATGAACCCGCCAAAACTCTGAAAGCGGGAGTGCATGGTGTTCCGGGCGGGGAAAATATGCTGGCTTTCCACACCGGGGAGGTGCGTTATTTCACGGTGCGGGAAGCTGCCCGGTTGCAAACTTTCCCGGATGAATACTTTTTTCCTCACTGTTGGACGCAAACGATGCGGCAGTTGGGAAATGCCGTTCCGGTTGCTTTGGCTGAAGCGATCGCGAATAGTATCAGAACGCATCTATCAAAATTGCCGAACACTGTCAACGAATAAAA
Encoded here:
- a CDS encoding DNA cytosine methyltransferase; this encodes MNSVELFTGAGGLAIGISNAGFRHQAAIERDKDACFTILSNQQRGIQAVADWPVFQADVSQFDFTTLKIKGEIDLLAGGPPCQPFSVGGKHQGWDDKRDMFPQFFRAVRELKPKAILVENVKGLLRSSFSKYFEYIILQLTYPEIVPKPGEDWVDHLSRLERHHTVGRHDGLSYRVVFRTLNAADYGIPQKRDRVFIVGFRSDLGVEWSLSAPTHSQEAMLWQQWVTGDYWERHRVPHSERPLVPSKQYSSISNLQSCLFPPLTKPWRTVRDAIWDLPVSGSEEGSSSVLNHVFIPGARKYPGHTGSPLDEPAKTLKAGVHGVPGGENMLAFHTGEVRYFTVREAARLQTFPDEYFFPHCWTQTMRQLGNAVPVALAEAIANSIRTHLSKLPNTVNE